The Nitrosospira multiformis ATCC 25196 region CAGCAAAACGCTGAATGAGGAACTGCACCGGGAACAGGCGCGCTCCCTCGCCCATCTCTGCCGCCGGTTTGACGTTCCCCTCCTCATCAACGATCATATCGATCTTGCTCTGGAGGTCGGGGCGGATGGAGTGCATCTGGGACGGGAAGATGCACCCATTTCTCAAGCCCGGCTTAAACTGGGTCATGAAAAGATCATCGGAATTTCCTGCTACAACGAACTCGAATCTGCCATCGAAGCCGAGTGCAATGGGGCGGATTACGTCGCTTTCGGGGCTTTTTTCAATTCCGTAACAAAGACCGATACCGTGCCCGCTTCCATCGATCTGCTACGGCAGGGAAATCTTGAGATCAGGATTCCCATTGTCGCCATAGGCGGCATCAATAGCGATAATGCCCTGGAGTTGATCAGCGCCGGCGCGGATGCTGTAGCAGTCAGCAACGCCCTGTTTGGCGCACGAGATATCCGTTCCGAGGCCGCCAAGTTCTCCGGATTATTCAAGCGTCAGTCGTTTCACCCCTCATTGTCAAGGACCAGTCAATAATGTCACGCAACCAGCAATTGTTCGAACAGTCGCAAAAATTCATTCCCGGTGGTGTCAACTCGCCGGTTCGCGCCTTCAAATCGGTAGGCGGCACGCCGGTTTTCTTCAGAAAAGGTGAGGGTGCCTATGCCTGGGATGCGGATGACAAGTCCTACATAGATTATGTCGGTTCCTGGGGCCCTCTGATTCTCGGGCATGCCCATCCTGAAGTGGTTGATGCGGTCTATGCGGCAGCAAAAAACGGCTTGACTTTTGGAGCGCCCACCGAGGCGGAACTGGAAATAGCGGAACTGCTGTGCCGACTGGTGCCGTCAATCGAGCAAGTCAGGCTGGTAAGCTCCGGAACCGAAGCGACCATGAGCGCCATCCGGCTGGCGCGCGGTTATACCGCTCGGAATCGCATCATCAAGTTTGAAGGCTGTTATCACGGCCACGACGACGCCTTGCTGGTGAAGGCAGGCTCTGGCGCTCTGACTTTCGGCCATCCGAGTTCTGCCGGCGTCCCTGTTGAAACGGCTTCGAGCACGGTGGTGCTCGATTACAATGATCTCGCCGGTGTTGAACAGGCTTTCAACCAGTTCGGTGCCGAAATCGCGGCAGTCATTGTCGAGCCTGTTGCGGGCAACATGAATCTTATCGCGCCTCAGCCCGGCTTCCTGGCGGGTTTGCGCGAATTGTGCACGCGCCACGGCAGCGTGTTGATCTTCGATGAAGTGATGACAGGCTTTCGCGTCGGACTGGAGTGTGCCCAGGGGCTTTACGGAATAAAACCCGATCTCACCACACTGGGCAAAGTGATTGGCGGCGGTATGCCAATGGCTGCGTTTGGAGGCCGGCGAGAAATCATGCAATGCCTTGCACCAGTAGGAGCCGTCTATCAAGCGGGTACGCTTTCGGGAAATCCGGTTGCGGTCGCTGCCGGCCTCGCTACATTGAAGCTGGTGCAGGTACCGGGGTTCTACGACAAACTCGCGGCGCGTACCCGCAAACTTACGGAAGGTCTTGCCGCGGCCGCAGCAAAACAGGGTGTGGTTTTTTGTGCGGAGGCTGTAGGGGGCATGTTCGGACTCTATTTCCGGGAGAGCGCGCCGAAAAGTTACGCGGAGGTGATGAGCTGTGACCGCGAGGCTTTCAATGGTTTTTTCCACGCCATGCTCGAGGAGGGTATTTATTTCGCCCCATCAGCATTTGAAGCCGGATTTGTTTCCGCGGCACACGGGGATGCTGAAATCAGCAAAACACTAGCCACCGCTGAAAAAATCTTTGCGCGGGAATAAAAACAGCGGGCAGTTGCTGCTGATAGCGAGGCAGTATCTTCCTCTAAAGATACTGCGCTGCGAATGGGTCAGGCCTGACTGCTGGAACTGGACCTCGTTCCACCCCGGCTCCCTTTCCGTGGCCCTGCCGAGCTACAGATCGCGCGAACGGACTGCTTCCGCTGACCGTATCCGGGCCCTATAGCCATCCCGGTCATCCCGATTTTACCGGCAGCGCCCTCTGCGATAATTCCGCGATAACTTCGGAATCCCCGACTTTTTTTATTACTTGCGCAGACCCGAAATAAACTCGGATACCGCCTCCATTTCTTTTTCGCTCATCCGCGTTGCGATCACGTGCATAACCTTGTTCGCATCGTTTGCCCGCTGCTCGGTCCGGAATGCACGCAGCTGCGTAGCAGAATACTCTGCATGCTGCCCGGCGAGCTGGGGATAAACGGGAGGAATGCCGGCGCCGTTAGGGGAATGGCAACTGGAGCAGGCGGGAACATTGGTTTCAAGATTTCCGCCGCGATATATTTTTTCCCCCAGCTCGGCGAGTTCCTTGTTGTTGGCCACCCCGGGCTTGGGCTTCTGCTGAGCGTAGTAAGCTGCGAGATTCCTTGCATCCTCGTCGGAAAGCGGCGCA contains the following coding sequences:
- the thiE gene encoding thiamine phosphate synthase, translating into MRTVSRNEIKRCSAAPRREITGLYAITPDTGDTSHLVAMTWRALAGGARLVQYRSKTLNEELHREQARSLAHLCRRFDVPLLINDHIDLALEVGADGVHLGREDAPISQARLKLGHEKIIGISCYNELESAIEAECNGADYVAFGAFFNSVTKTDTVPASIDLLRQGNLEIRIPIVAIGGINSDNALELISAGADAVAVSNALFGARDIRSEAAKFSGLFKRQSFHPSLSRTSQ
- the hemL gene encoding glutamate-1-semialdehyde 2,1-aminomutase, coding for MMSRNQQLFEQSQKFIPGGVNSPVRAFKSVGGTPVFFRKGEGAYAWDADDKSYIDYVGSWGPLILGHAHPEVVDAVYAAAKNGLTFGAPTEAELEIAELLCRLVPSIEQVRLVSSGTEATMSAIRLARGYTARNRIIKFEGCYHGHDDALLVKAGSGALTFGHPSSAGVPVETASSTVVLDYNDLAGVEQAFNQFGAEIAAVIVEPVAGNMNLIAPQPGFLAGLRELCTRHGSVLIFDEVMTGFRVGLECAQGLYGIKPDLTTLGKVIGGGMPMAAFGGRREIMQCLAPVGAVYQAGTLSGNPVAVAAGLATLKLVQVPGFYDKLAARTRKLTEGLAAAAAKQGVVFCAEAVGGMFGLYFRESAPKSYAEVMSCDREAFNGFFHAMLEEGIYFAPSAFEAGFVSAAHGDAEISKTLATAEKIFARE
- a CDS encoding c-type cytochrome, encoding MQGIKLISMITASAVLALSSHVFAETPPQPVKTAGDAAKGQQIASQVCAACHGADGNSMIPANPNLAGQHAEYIIKQLNNFKSQDGKPAERDSAVMSAMVAPLSDEDARNLAAYYAQQKPKPGVANNKELAELGEKIYRGGNLETNVPACSSCHSPNGAGIPPVYPQLAGQHAEYSATQLRAFRTEQRANDANKVMHVIATRMSEKEMEAVSEFISGLRK